The nucleotide window CAGGGGGTGGAGCGGGTCTCCGCTGCGCCGCCGGCACCCGAGCCGACACCGGAACCCGAACCGCAGCCCGACCCCGAGTCCGCGCGCGCCGCCGAAGAGGCAGCAGCGGAAATCGCCCGGCTCACCGATGCGCTGGACGACGAGAAGATGGCCAACGCCCAGCTCGAGGAGCGCGTCCGCGAGCTGCACGCGCGGCTGGACGGGCAGGGCGCGCCGGACCCCGCGCTGCAGGACCAGCTCGCCGCGCAGCGCGACGGCATGGCCACGCTCGACAGCGAGCTACAGCGTCTGCGCACCGCGAACACCATGCTGGTGCGGACCAACGAACAGCTGCGCACGGCGCTGCAGGACAATCTCGGCGAGCCGCATCTCGTGAACCAGGCGATGCTCGCCGAGCTCGAGGCGCTGCGGGCCGCCCGCGCCGTCGAGGAGGCCGAGGCCCGCGCCGTCCTCGGCGCGCTCGAACCCGCGCTGGCGCAGGCCGCCGGCACGGAGCAGGCAACTGGCGGGGAGACCATGCAATGAGCCAGATGGAAGTGCAGATCACCGTCGGTGGCCGAACATTCGACGTCGCCTGCCAGCAGGGCGAGGAACAATACCTGCTCACCGCTGCCCGGATGCTCGACACCGAGGCGCAGGTGCTCGTCGACCAGATCGGCCGAATGCCGGAGTCGCGGATGCTGCTGATGGCGGGTCTGATGCTCGCCGACAAGACCGCCGGTCTCGAGGACCGCCTGCGCGCCGCCGAGGACAAGCTCGGCGAAATGTCCGACGAACTGCGGGAACTGCGCGAACGCCCCGCGCCGGCCCCGGAAAAGGTCGAGGTCCCGGTGGTGCCGCGCAGCGTCACCGACACGCTCGCCGAGCTTGCCGCCCGCGCCGAGGCCGTCGCCGAGGAGGTCGAGGGCAAGGCCACCTCCTGACCGCGCCAAATTCGCGCGACGCCGGGCGCACAGCACCACGCCCGGCGCTTCTTCTCTTCGAAAATACCCTCGGGGGTGAGCGCGCCGCAGGCGCGCGAGGGGGCCGCGCCCCCCTTTCTGCCTCCGCCATCATCGCGCCACGGCCGGTCACCACGAAGCGGACTCACGAGAACAAGGAAAGGGCGCGCCCGGTATCGGGCGCGCCCTTCGTCTGTCGGACCCGGGCGACACGACACGAGCGGCCCCCGAAGGGCCCGCTGCCGTGCCGCCGCCGTCTCAGCGCAGGATCGAGGTGCCGGCGTATTCGGCCACGTCCTCGAGCATCTCCTCGATGCGGATCAGCTGGTTGTATTTCGCCAGCCGGTCCGACCGCGCGAGCGAGCCGGTCTTGATCTGGCCGCAGTTGGTGGCCACGGCGAGGTCGGCGATGGTCGCATCCTCGGTCTCGCCCGAGCGGTGCGACATCACGTTGGTGTAGCCGGCACGGTGCGCCATATCCACGGCCTTGAGCGTCTCGGACAGCGAGCCGATCTGGTTGACCTTCACCAGCATCGAGTTCGCGACGTTCTTCTCGATGCCCATGGCGAGGCGCTCGGGGTTGGTCACGAAGAGGTCGTCCCCCACCAGCTGGACCGAGCCGCCGAGCTTCTCGGTCAGCAGCTGCCAGCCTTCCCAGTCGTCCTCGGCGCAGCCGTCCTCGATCGACAGGATCGGGTAGTCGGCACAGAGCTTGGCAAGGTAGTCGACGTTCTCGGCCGAGCTCAGCGACAGGCCTTCGCCCTTCATCTCGTACTTGCCGTCCTTGAAGTACTCGGTCGAGGCCGCGTCGAGCGCGAGGTAGATGTCCTCGCCGGGCTTGTAGCCGGCCTTCTCGATCGACTTGAGGATGAAGTCCAGCGCCTCGCGGGTGCCGCCGAGCTCGGGGGCAAAGCCGCCCTCGTCGCCGAGACCGGTGGACATGCCCGCCGCCGAGAGCTCCTTCTTGAGCGTGTGGAAGACCTCGGAGCCCATGCGCACCGCGTCGCGGATGTTGGGCGCCGACACCGGCATGATCATGAATTCCTGGATGTCGATCGGGTTGTCGGCATGCTCGCCGCCGTTGATGATGTTCATCATCGGGACCGGCAGCACGCGCGCCGAGGTGCCGCCGACGTAGCGGTAGAGCGGTTGGCCGCAGAACTCGGCCGCGGCCTTGGCGGTGGCCAGCGACACGCCGAGGATGGCGTTGGCCCCGAGACGGCCCTTGTTGCCGGTGCCGTCGAGCTCGATCATGGTGCCGTCGATGGCTTCCTGCTCGGTGGCGTCGAAGCCGACCAGCGTCTCGGCGATCTCGCCGTTGACCGATGCGACGGCCTCGAGCACGCCCTTGCCCATGTAGCGCGACTTGTCACCGTCGCGGCGCTCGTGCGCCTCGTGGACGCCGGTCGAGGCCCCCGAGGGCACCGCGGCGCGGCCAATGGAGCCGTCTTCGAGGATGACGTCGACCTCGACGGTGGGGTTGCCACGGCTGTCGATGATCTCGCGGGCGTGAATGTCGATGATGGTGCTCATGGGGTCCGTCCCTCGCCTCCAGAGTTTTCGTCACGCGAGCTATAACAGCCCCGTGCACAATGTAAACGCGGCTCGCGCTAACAGCCTGTTGCATGGGCCGCTTGCGCTAACATTTTCACGGCTGGGGCCCGAAAATTTTGCCAAATGCCGCGGTGCAGCTATCTTGGGAGCGATACCAACGGACAATCCCGGGGCGGGGGGAGGCGCGCCCGGACGGGAGAGTTGATGGAAGAAGAACTGGAACTGCTCGAGACCCAGGTCGAGGAGATCACCTCGGGCATCGAAGAATTCGTTCCGATCCTGCCGGACTGGGCCATGCCGGTGCTCGTGCTGGCGCTGGCCTTCATCGTGGGCCTCGCGATCTTCCGGCTGGTCTTCGGCATCCTCAACCGGATGGTGGCGAAGCGCGATCTCTTCTGGCGCAGCCTCGTGGCGCGGACCCGCCGGCCGCTTCGGCTGGGGCTGGTGGTCGCGGCGCTCTCGATCGGCGTCGCCGTGGCGCCGCTGAGCTTCGAGGGCAGGGATCTCGCGCAGCATGGGCTGCTGATCGCCTTCATGGTGCTGGTCGCATGGGCGCTGCACACCGCGCTGCACATCTGGACAACGGTGCACCTGCGCAAGTTCACTCTCGACGCCGAGGATAATTTCCTCGCGCGCAAACACGTCACGCAGAGCCGGATCCTCGTGCGGCTCGCGGGCTGGCTGATCGTGATCCTGACGGTGTCGGCGATCCTGATGACCTTCGACGGCGTCCGGCAATGGGGCGTGTCGCTGCTTGCCGCGGGCGGCGCCGCCGGTATCGTCGTGGGCTTCGCCTTCCAGCCGGTACTGAAGAATCTCATCGCCGGTATCCAGCTTGCGGTGACGCAGCCGATCCGCATCGACGACGCGGTGATCGTCGAGGGCGAATGGGGCTGGGTCGAGGAGATCACCGGCACCTACGTGGTGATCAAGGTCTGGGACTGGCGCCGACTGGTGGTGCCGCTGAGCTACTTCATCGAGCAGCCGTTCCAGAACTGGACGCGCGACAGCTCGTCGCTGATTGGGGGCGTGCTGCTCTACCTCGACCATTGCGCCGACATCAAGCGGCTGCGCACCAAGACCGAGGAGATCTGCCGCGCCTCGAAGCTCTGGGACGGCAACGTCTGCCACGTTCAGGTCAACGAATTCCGCGAGCGGGTGATGGAGGTGCGCATCCTCGCCTCGGCCCGCAATGCGCCGCGCACCTACGACCTGCGCTGCGAGATCCGCGAGGAGATCATCACCTGGATACAGCGCGAGATGCCCGAGGCGCTGCCGCGCACCCGCGAGACGGTCTCGGTCGATGGCGCCGGGGTGGCGCCGCAGCACGGGATCGGTGTCGTCGGGCGGTGAGCTGGCTGGTGCGGCGCTTTTGCGGTGCGGTCGGGAGGGGGCTCTGCCCCCTCGCACGCCTGCGGCGCGCTCACCCCCGAGGGTATTTTTATAACCGGAGAAGGGCCAGGGGTGGCGCCGGCGTGCGGACAGACGCGGCCTGCGGACGCGACGGTGCTTCTTCTGGCCATAAATATCCCCGCCGGAGGCGGACGGACGGTCAGGGCCGCAGGACGGCGCTTTCCTGCCGGGCGAGGCGGCGTTCGCGCAGGAACGTGTAGAGCCCCGCGCCGAGGATCAGCGTGGCGCCGGCAAGCGTCCAGCCGTCGGGACGTTCGCCGAAAACCAGCATGCCAAGCCCGGTGGTAAAGACGAGGCGGGTATAGCGGAAGGGTGCCACCGAGGAGACCGGGGCCATGCGCATCGCCATGGTGACGGCGAGGTATCCCGCCGCCGTCACAACGACTGCGCCGGCCATGTGGGCGAAGACGACGGGCTGCGTCGTGATCTGGGCGCCAGTGACGAGCAGCACGACGGCGCCCACCGGGAAGACCGCGGCGAAGCCGTAGGCCGAGAGCGCGATGGAGGGGATGCGCCCTGGGGTCACGCGGGTCACGAGGTCACGGGCCGCGAGACCGCTGACGCCGATGACCGGGAAGATTTCCCAGCCGCTGAAGCCGCTCCCACCGGGCCGGATGACCATCAGCATTCCCGCGAGCCCGAGCGTGATGGCGAGCCAGCGCCGCCAGCCCACCGGCTCGCGCAGGAAGAGCGCGGCGCCGAGGGTGACCACCAGCGGCGCGGTCTGCATGATCGCCGCCATCAGCGACAGCGGGATCTTCGACAGCCCGACGATCATGCCGAGCGCACCGATCATCTCGCAGAGGTTGCGCAGCATGACCCGCCGCTCGAAGGCGTCGGCGAGGGTCAGCGACACGCCCCGCAGCCGCGCGAGCAGCACGAACAGCAGCGTGGCACCGGTGCTCAGCATCAGCATGACCTGACCGACCGGTGCCACCTGCGAGGCGAGCTTGAGAAAGGCGTCGCTGGCAGCCAGCAACGCCATGGAAAGGACCATCAGCAGGATGGCGCGCAGCGTGTCCACGAGGTCAGGTGATGACGTCGGGGGCGTCGCGTCCGGTGCGTTCCCTGATCCCGGCGATGCTCTCGGCAGCGGCAATGACATCGGCGAGCGCGTCCTGCGGATCGAGGCTGAACTGCGCGGGGTCGGTCTCGACCTTCTCGAGGTAGACCCGCAGGGTCGCGCCCTCGGTGCCGGTGCCAGACAGCCGCAACACCAGCCGGCCGCCGCCCTCGAAGCCCACGCGCAGGCCTTGGCCCTCGGCGCGCGAGCCGTCGACCGGGTCGTCGTAGGCGAACTCGTCGGCGCCGGTCACCGTCAGCGGGCCGAAGCTCTTGCCGGGCAGATCCGCGAGCTGGCCCCGGACGTGGTCCATGAGC belongs to Salipiger profundus and includes:
- a CDS encoding cell division protein ZapA, translated to MSQMEVQITVGGRTFDVACQQGEEQYLLTAARMLDTEAQVLVDQIGRMPESRMLLMAGLMLADKTAGLEDRLRAAEDKLGEMSDELRELRERPAPAPEKVEVPVVPRSVTDTLAELAARAEAVAEEVEGKATS
- the eno gene encoding phosphopyruvate hydratase; this encodes MSTIIDIHAREIIDSRGNPTVEVDVILEDGSIGRAAVPSGASTGVHEAHERRDGDKSRYMGKGVLEAVASVNGEIAETLVGFDATEQEAIDGTMIELDGTGNKGRLGANAILGVSLATAKAAAEFCGQPLYRYVGGTSARVLPVPMMNIINGGEHADNPIDIQEFMIMPVSAPNIRDAVRMGSEVFHTLKKELSAAGMSTGLGDEGGFAPELGGTREALDFILKSIEKAGYKPGEDIYLALDAASTEYFKDGKYEMKGEGLSLSSAENVDYLAKLCADYPILSIEDGCAEDDWEGWQLLTEKLGGSVQLVGDDLFVTNPERLAMGIEKNVANSMLVKVNQIGSLSETLKAVDMAHRAGYTNVMSHRSGETEDATIADLAVATNCGQIKTGSLARSDRLAKYNQLIRIEEMLEDVAEYAGTSILR
- a CDS encoding mechanosensitive ion channel family protein, with protein sequence MEEELELLETQVEEITSGIEEFVPILPDWAMPVLVLALAFIVGLAIFRLVFGILNRMVAKRDLFWRSLVARTRRPLRLGLVVAALSIGVAVAPLSFEGRDLAQHGLLIAFMVLVAWALHTALHIWTTVHLRKFTLDAEDNFLARKHVTQSRILVRLAGWLIVILTVSAILMTFDGVRQWGVSLLAAGGAAGIVVGFAFQPVLKNLIAGIQLAVTQPIRIDDAVIVEGEWGWVEEITGTYVVIKVWDWRRLVVPLSYFIEQPFQNWTRDSSSLIGGVLLYLDHCADIKRLRTKTEEICRASKLWDGNVCHVQVNEFRERVMEVRILASARNAPRTYDLRCEIREEIITWIQREMPEALPRTRETVSVDGAGVAPQHGIGVVGR
- a CDS encoding DMT family transporter; this encodes MDTLRAILLMVLSMALLAASDAFLKLASQVAPVGQVMLMLSTGATLLFVLLARLRGVSLTLADAFERRVMLRNLCEMIGALGMIVGLSKIPLSLMAAIMQTAPLVVTLGAALFLREPVGWRRWLAITLGLAGMLMVIRPGGSGFSGWEIFPVIGVSGLAARDLVTRVTPGRIPSIALSAYGFAAVFPVGAVVLLVTGAQITTQPVVFAHMAGAVVVTAAGYLAVTMAMRMAPVSSVAPFRYTRLVFTTGLGMLVFGERPDGWTLAGATLILGAGLYTFLRERRLARQESAVLRP